A single window of Herpetosiphon gulosus DNA harbors:
- a CDS encoding M14 family zinc carboxypeptidase produces MKPSRIVRLVGSLALAVGLMAPLSALGQTRQPVQQTEPLDQSRAYHLEGVTTREDRNAIAATGASIDAVHGKVLDITANAEEAAAIERLGFKLVELPELTDFPGADSAYHNYAEMTSNIAAVVASKPSIVSRFSIGRSYENRDLIAVKISDNVATDENEPEALFIGQHHAREHLTVEMTLYLLHLLVDNYGIDNRITNIVNNREIYIVFSLNPDGSEYDVATGSYRSWRKNRQPNSGSSYVGIDLNRNYSYKWGCCGGSSGSTSSDTYRGTAAFTAPETQAIRNFVASRVIGGKQQIKTSISFHTYSELVLWPYGYTYDAYPSDMQRDDYDAMAALGRNMASSNGYTPQQASDLYVADGTYEDWAYGVHRIFAYTFEMYPRSSSPGFYPPDEVISRETTRNRESVLYLLEQTDCPYRVIGKESQYCSGGGTPTPTATPAPTATPGPTATPNPVVTVFSDDFETNQGWTTNPNATDTATTGAWERGDPEATDSSGAKQLGTTVSGSNNLVTGRLAGSSAGAYDLDGGSSSVRSPAFTLPNSGNLSLSFSYYLAHGSNASSADYFRVSVVTSSGTVKVFEKLGSATDVDAAWTAASVSLNSYAGQSVRILIEASDASTASLVEAAVDNVSVTQR; encoded by the coding sequence ATGAAGCCGTCACGCATCGTTCGGTTGGTTGGTTCACTCGCATTAGCCGTAGGTCTTATGGCTCCGCTGAGTGCTTTAGGGCAAACGCGGCAGCCAGTTCAGCAAACGGAGCCGCTTGATCAATCGCGGGCCTATCATCTTGAAGGCGTGACCACGCGTGAAGATCGCAATGCGATTGCCGCAACTGGTGCTTCAATTGATGCCGTTCATGGTAAGGTGTTGGATATTACCGCCAATGCCGAAGAAGCTGCGGCGATTGAGCGCTTGGGCTTTAAATTGGTCGAACTGCCTGAATTGACCGATTTTCCAGGCGCAGATTCGGCCTACCACAATTATGCTGAGATGACCAGCAACATTGCGGCAGTTGTTGCCAGCAAGCCGAGCATTGTGAGCCGCTTTAGCATTGGCCGCTCATATGAAAATCGCGATTTGATTGCGGTTAAAATTAGCGATAACGTTGCAACCGATGAGAACGAGCCAGAAGCCTTGTTCATTGGCCAACACCATGCCCGCGAACACTTGACCGTCGAAATGACCCTGTATCTGTTGCATTTGCTGGTCGATAACTATGGCATTGACAATCGAATTACCAACATTGTCAATAACCGCGAAATCTACATCGTCTTCAGTTTGAACCCTGATGGCAGCGAATACGACGTGGCAACTGGCAGCTACCGTAGCTGGCGTAAAAATCGCCAACCGAACAGCGGCTCATCCTACGTTGGGATCGACCTTAACCGCAACTATAGCTACAAATGGGGCTGCTGCGGTGGCTCAAGTGGCTCAACCTCGAGCGATACCTATCGTGGCACAGCGGCCTTTACGGCTCCCGAAACCCAAGCTATTCGCAATTTTGTGGCAAGTCGGGTGATTGGTGGCAAGCAACAAATCAAAACCTCGATTTCATTCCATACCTATAGTGAGCTAGTGTTATGGCCCTATGGCTACACCTACGATGCTTACCCCAGCGATATGCAGCGCGACGATTATGATGCGATGGCTGCACTTGGCCGCAATATGGCCTCAAGCAATGGTTATACGCCGCAACAAGCCAGCGATTTGTATGTCGCTGATGGCACATATGAAGATTGGGCTTATGGCGTGCATCGCATTTTTGCCTACACCTTTGAAATGTATCCTCGATCTTCGAGTCCAGGTTTCTACCCACCTGACGAAGTGATTAGCCGTGAAACCACCCGCAATCGTGAATCAGTCTTGTATTTATTGGAACAAACCGATTGTCCATATCGCGTGATTGGCAAAGAAAGCCAATATTGTAGCGGTGGTGGTACGCCAACCCCAACCGCAACCCCAGCGCCAACCGCAACTCCTGGCCCAACTGCTACACCAAACCCAGTCGTTACTGTATTTAGCGATGATTTTGAAACCAATCAAGGCTGGACAACCAACCCCAATGCGACTGATACCGCAACCACGGGCGCATGGGAACGGGGCGACCCTGAAGCAACCGATAGCAGCGGAGCCAAGCAGCTTGGCACAACCGTCAGCGGCAGCAACAACCTTGTAACCGGGCGTTTGGCTGGTAGCTCAGCCGGAGCCTACGACCTTGATGGCGGCTCGTCATCAGTACGTTCGCCAGCATTTACCTTGCCAAACTCGGGTAACTTGAGCTTGAGTTTCAGCTACTACTTGGCTCATGGCTCGAATGCTAGCAGCGCCGATTACTTCCGTGTATCGGTAGTTACTAGCTCAGGCACAGTCAAAGTCTTTGAAAAATTGGGCAGCGCAACCGATGTTGATGCTGCTTGGACAGCCGCTAGCGTCAGCTTAAATAGCTACGCAGGCCAATCGGTGCGAATCTTGATTGAGGCTTCCGATGCCAGCACTGCTAGCTTGGTAGAAGCAGCTGTGGATAATGTTAGCGTGACCCAGCGCTAA